The Octopus sinensis unplaced genomic scaffold, ASM634580v1 Contig13644, whole genome shotgun sequence nucleotide sequence TTCAACATTGTAAATAACATTCCCTTCACACGAATATAAATTTTCCTTgtgatagaatattaaaatttctgtatttttgttattctattaaaatttaataaacatttgTAACAATACTTGAGAAATGGCAATATTATGACATTTACTTAAAGTATTTTTACTGGAGTATATACAAAATGGAGTAAATATGTTCGTCGGACTAATAATTAAATTGTAAATGAAATACGTGATAGGACATTTAATTATGACATTTATTCCAAAAGTAATCGGTATATTTGTATTATCGCAAATAGAGTcccattttctttaaaaataaaaaataaaccaacgctgagatatttgtttgtattttatcgCCATAGTAATAAAGTGATTCCAAGCAAGTTGTGGAAGATGTTATCCCTTGTGAAGTACCTTTTGCAACATTTCCTATAATTGGCAAAATAGTTTTTGCAGGGGAGTTTATAACTTTCCGAACTAATGAATCAAGTCCTTTGATTTTAGTTCTGTAAACTTATACCGTTTTGATaaacaacacaaagaatattTTTCGAATATTGTACGGAAGGCGTGCAAAGTCCAGAAATACACTGACACGTTATTCTTTTACAAGACTGTGGTAGACgactaataatttatatttttcatatttacgtTTGGTTACAACAGCTATAGTCACAGGTAGAATTGGATGCCGAACATTTGCAATTGTTTGAAATCCctatttgatgttttattttgtaaatattttattaccaGTTATTTCTGATGAcaaaaaaataatcaacaaaagaattttcattttcCTTAACTACATAAAAGCTATTTTATTACTTAtaagaattttatataattaaaatttagaaaaattacattttattaaaatgCATTTTTTCGAGAAGAAAAAGGTTTCGGATGCTTTTCTCCATAAACAAAAACAGTTGGACGGCATCAATTTGAAAGGCCATCATGGAAATGGCCTGCACTGAAAATTAGCCATTGACCACGCTGAAAAAAATCTCAACAATCTTATGAAGTTCTACGTAAAAATTTTGCCAAAGACAACCAAAGGTCGATTCCCCTCCACTAAATCGGGAAAAAACCAAAAAGGGAGGCGGAAACCAAGTACTTTACAGACAACCAATGCATTAAAGTCAATCAAGTCAACACTCTCAAGCTGACCTGATGAAATcccaatgattttttaaaaaaactttggaAACCATGGTATTGCTGCACTGTTCTAAATTTACAATCATTCTATTAACAAAAACTGTATTCCTTCTCTGTGGAAAATAACTCATTTACGCCCAATCCTCAAACCAGGAAAACCGAGAAAGGGAAGAGCTTCTACAGACTAGTTTCCTTACTTTGCTCCATGTCAAAAGTTCTAAAAAAACTTGTTCTCCAGAAAATAAAGAGCTATGAAAACCAACGTATTGAAGTGCTTCTCTAGACTTTGGAagtttaaaaagcacccagtatttTGATGTCTATACAACCATGTTTCTCGTATGCATGCACGAGATGGGGCAACTCCATTTTTTGCTTCAATAAACGGAAGATTGAGGCAAGCCTGAAAAGAACTCTACCACTCACAGAGCGTTGGACAATCGACTCCTACAAGCGTGGAAGACCTCTTGATGCTATATGGATAATCAGATGAAGAAATGAAGACAAGGCCCATACGACCACTACACGCTTGCGCAAGTATTCGTGAGGAAAATCGGGCCAAAATGAGGAGTCTCCTCGTGCGTGTCTGGATCACTAATAATTTAACTTTGTAATCTCAACTATTGAAACCTCttaaaaattttgaaagtttttattcaatataaatattgtttttgtctaaataaaagttaaaaatacgAACCGTACAAAAGTATCACgaaattttaagtaaaaattaaatcaatacataaataaaacacatCCCTTTACTATCATTTAACAATCAGGAATTTTTTTGAGTGTGTTTGATTCAATATTTGAAAAAGAGTGTATTCAGATTTAACAATCAAGAATTCTTTTTTGAGCACAATTTTGTAAGTTTGAAAAAAATCTATCGCAATACTTGGCATTATTCGATACACTAGAAAAAACTTATGGATGTTCTGAAAAGTTTTCTTCACCATTATGACAAAACATAAAAACCTAGTTGAGACTAACGGAGGAAATGTTAAAAAACGCGGCACAAGGGAGTTTTAGTTAACTTTATGGAGTGCCCTTAATAATAGTATGACATTCCAACCATTTCTAGAGAAACTCCCTAACCTCAAATTGATATCGCTCACTGTCTTTTATCTTCAACATTAACAGAGGAGATAATTGTTTTAAACGGCATTTTTGAGTTTTTTACCAAATGAAGGTGACTTGAACTTTCAACAAAGGAGCAAGCCTGGACATCCTCCCGGCCGTTCTTTTTACAGGTTTCGTACTAGTTTCGGCACTGCGGTCTATGTATTCAGTTTCAGAAGGATCAAGCATAACAGCCCACATTAATCACGCAGCTCCaaattttttttgtgaaaatttagTAGATTTATTTAGAAATTTACTTTTTTGAGTTAAAATGATTGGTTCTATAAATTTGGAAATTCAGAATTTCAGAGCTTCTCACAAATCAAAATATCAACGTGAAAgaatactttaaatataaaagtaGATAAGTTCAATGTTTTGTATTCCAAAATGGTTATTGTCAAACCTAATCTCTTTGTACATATCCCTGATTGTGGAGACCGAAACTTATACAAATTACTACttgtaaaaattatttcattgGTCTTAACATCGAGATAAAATCTGCACAAATTTTAGTCTCAAAAAATAGTCGCCATTTTGTATAGAAAGTCAAATCAGTTTTGTCTGTATAGTtttgatttaaataaaataaaatcaattttatttttcgaagttttttacaatatttaaaacttttattgatgttgttggtagGTCCAAAATtccataatatttaattaaagattTTAACAAGAAAGTTTACTCAAAAAATTACTTCAAAAACCATAACCGAAAAACTATCAAAGCACTTTAGCGAAGGGACAAAAATCAACGTTTTAGATATTTCTGGAGGATGTGGTGCATTCTTTTCTGTAGAAGTAGCATCCAAGGACTTTAAAAACGTGCGAGAAGTGCAACGTCATATGCGTATTAACAAAGTaacagttttattatattttagtgCCTATCCGATGAATTGAAGGTTATTCATGGCATTAGAATAAAAACTTTTGataaaaatgattgaaataaattttgacttaaaaaatttcaagttttaaGGCGTGTTAAATTTACTTACGGAAAAGACACAAGTTCTTAAGTCGGCTTTTCAAAATGATCTCTTTGACCAGCAATcaacaaaagatatattttagtgaataataattaaatttattttttattaatttaattaaaaatatttttttattggcttACCTTCATGAATTTGTTCTAGAATTAACTATATCACGTAATTTATGCAATATTTGTGGTGTTGTCTCTACTCGCTGTGATATTTATTGCTAAAATAAGCATTTTATAGGTCTAAAAACATAAACATTCAAATTTAATGATATACTCAAAATCCAAAAATGtctgtaaatattaaaaatactgaTGATGAATTTTTTCGCTACAAAATGCCTCAAATCATAACCAAAGTTGAAGGCAGAGGAAATGGAATAAAAACCGTAGTTTCCAACATAGTCGAGGTTGCCAAGGCTTTGGGACATCCTCCAATATGTAATACCCTCTCCTCACATTTCAGACCCGACAAAGTTCATGGCTTATGAGTTGGGGGCCTCCACAGTCTACGACGACAAGAATGAACGGTACATCATAAGAGGGGCACACACGAGCGAGAAATTGCAGAGTCTTCTCAACATTTTTATATCAAAGTTCGTCATTTGTGAACAATGTGAGAATCCAGAGACTAGTTTGGTATGTTTTCAATCTATAACTATTTTAGCAAACCAAGGGAGACAAAAAGAATGTTATCCTCACCAAAAACTGTCGTGCTTGTGGTTACAGTGGAAAAGTGGAGTCTACCAACAGGCTAATGTCATTTGTTCTAAAAAATCACACTCATTATGTAAAAGAACGTGAATAATCCAACAGGCTACGGATGCTGTCCCTTCTGTGGAGGAGCCTAAAAAAGATGAGGCAAATTCGGAGGTTCAGTCGTCGGTTTTTGCCAGCCGTGATGATAAACCACGTGAATCTCAGGAAGATCGATTGAACCAATTTTATGAATATGTGCGGGTATgatttatgtgtttataaatgtagaaATTGGTGGATTCTGGGGTGGATGTGGCCAAATATGATGTGCTTATTCTGAGGGAGGCTGAGGCGTTGGAAGTGAAGAAGCACGCTCCCCACGTGCTGGTGGAACTGCTGTATGATCACGAGATCTTTGACCAAATACCGCGATACAGAAATGTCTTTCTAAGGGTTGTGTGTTGGGAGATAGTTTTAGATTTGTTACGATGACAAGAGTGCCCAGAGAGCATTGCTGAGTGCATTTGTGgactttattaaatatattggaaTGATGGGTGAAAGTGCGCATATAATCAAAGAAATGTATGACTGTGATTTGTTGGAGGAGGATGTTATTGTGAAGTGGTATGATAGGGTTAGTGGTGAGGGTTATTTGCAGTGTGTTAAGAAGGGGAAATATTTGGGACTGATGAGGGTTGTTCAGCCATTTATTCAGTGGTTAAAAGACGcggaagaggaagagagtgaggaTGATGGAGCAGTCGTCATATCCTCCACTGGTGCTACGGGAATTCAGAATGTGCAAACTGAGGCACCGGTTGTACAGGAGCATGAGCAGCATGAAGAATCGGATGTCGATATTAATATTGACGATATCTAATTCCCTCTTTTCTTTCCTAATACTAATGATCTTTTGTTCTTTATTATGTATCtaatattgatatgtatttaatatttgtcTAATTATTCTCAAGCTTTTTAATCAGGTtcacaaacattaaaaaatcacaagggccaccaatattttttaacaattagTTATTATTTGAAAAATCAATATTAGGCTTAATTTTAATAGTTGAAGTACGCAAGAATTAACTTAGATCAATTTGTGGCGACTCTCGGTTTTAATTCAAATAAGTTTACTAAAAGTCGATTCTCAGACATATGTTAATCCAAACATCGTTAAATTGATTTTAGCATTATTGATTAGATTCGGAAATGGGCCCTCTGGAAGTCTCGAATAAAATTCGATTATTTAGATGCCGCCGAACACATTTTTCAGAAATCAATTTATTCCTGTTAGTAAATTCCGGAAACCTCCTCAATAATTAGCGGAGTCACAAATAATCTCATTTAATTAAAGCTTTAAAcgtgaaaatttttaaaataacagacAATTTAGCAGTTTCGAAGATGCCGCCGACTCGTTTTCGAAGATGAAACCAGAGCCAGACCAACACCGGCTGGCGTGCCTGCTTTCGGCAGCACACGAGCATCGACGCTTACTCAACGTCATCGACGGGTTCCCTATTGGACAACGAAACACTGCGCATCGGGGTCGCTCTTCGGCTGGGGCTCGATGTCTGCGCCTCTCATCCCTGTCGATGCGGAGGTACGGTGGACGTGAAAGGCCTTCACCCCCTCTCCTGCCACCGGAGCGCAGGCCGCTTGCCTCGCCATGGAGCAATCAACGACGTTATCTCAAGAGCTCTCAACGCTGCTGGCTTCCCCAACGTGCTTGAACCAGTTGGATTGGACAGGGGGGACGGCAAACGCCCGGACGGGATGACCACCTTCCCATTCCGAAACGGCAATTGCCTGATCTTGGACGCCACGTGCGCAGACACGTGGTCCCCATCCGCTCTACTGTCATCTGCTTCTTCTTCCGGCTCGGTCGCGGCCGTGGCGGAAGCCCGCAAAGTAGAAAAGTACAAGAATCTTGCCACTCGGCATTCCTTCGTGCCTGTAGCTTTTGAGACATCAGGCGCTTCCGGTCCGCTGACTTCATGCTTCGTAAAAGACCTCGGTATCCTCATCGCTCGGAAGAAGATGGATGCTCGCGAGTCCTCTTGGTTGAGGCAGAGGATCTCGCTCGCAATCGTGCGCGGGAACGCGCAAGCAATCCGTTCGGCTGGGTTAATTTAGTTAACTGACAATTGTTTTGTTTCTGTGATTAAAATGGAACGtacgaataaaaatttagcagtaatacaatttttaatttttttttaatcatcacaattaaccagaaaaatcaaaatgaaactaAAGTTAGTTAGAGGACTAGTAGcagaaacaatttttaattagTAGCAGAATTTAAGCTTTGGTCAATAATCACTAGGGCAATTtaagttaaaaaagttaaaatatatgaaaatgtgtattttggcttaaaagtaaaaataaagtattttttaaatgaaatagttacttattaaagaaaaaaataaagttaaaaagttaaaaaaattttttataaagttaaaaattttaactttatttaaaatagCGCGTGGGTGTTTAGTATGCCAAGAACTgcaaaaacaatgtattttaaggcaaaaaaaattgttattgaatATCCGCTGGAGTTTTTATTACGAGAGAATGGCGAgttgcaatgtcaactttgcttatGCACAGTCAGGTGTGAGAAAAAGCATTTTGTGAATTCTCACCGAGAATCGAAGAAGCACTcaaatttattaagtttttacaaattaatataatttttagagAATAATTTCTATCAGCCTTGTTTGGACGAGTTACCCAATGATGACTGGTCAATGCAAGTCACTAAAGCATTTATTCAATGCGATATACCCTTGCATAAATTGACTATGCCTCCTCTAAAGAATTTATTCAAGAATACTTCTTTGCCTCTTCCTTCCCAATACAAAGCAAGAATGTGCGTTAAACAATTGAAAActgaatatattgtattatttcaagaaaagtttaggtttatgaatatataattttttagaaatCAACTTGTATTCGCCATAAGTGACGAGGTCACTATTCGTAGTCAAAAATTTGTTGCAGTTTTAATGGGGATACTTAAAAATCCCGATAAAACTTATTTGATTTCTTTcgtaaaaattgataaaacttctaccaaagaaacaattattcaaaTTGTTGACGATACGATTAAATGCGTTTTAATTGAAAGACAAAATTTCCTTCTCCTAATAACAGATTCCGCTAAATATATGCTAGCAGGTTTTAATTTAACATATAATTATAGCTGGAAAAGTTCTTAAGCTTTTATATCCAAGGTTATTTCACGTAACTTGTGTTGCTCATCTGATGCATAATTGTTCAATGAAAATCAGGACTATTTATCCTGAAATTGATTCTCTTATTGCATCAATTCAAGcggcaataacaaaaaataacaagagaaaacGACTATTTAATGAAATTGGAATTCCACCTCATGTAGTTTTAACTAGATGGGGTACTTGGCTAACTGCTGcattttattatgcaaaaaatttaatacatgtgataaacattttcaaaacaattccTGATGATGGAATCATTGTTCAGGCTGCAAAAAATAGCCTAAGAGATGAATCTCTAGTAAAAAGCTTAAGTTCTATTGTTAGAAATTATTCGACAATTCCAGGTAAAACTAGTTTAATAATAGCAGAATTATTGTGCAAATTTGAAAGTTCTCACTCCTCAATAGAGTTAGCTTACAATGAgctaaagaatttaaaatttgacGACGAATcagatataattgaaaaatatttgaatgaacgattacaaaaaaatgatttatgtCAAATTATAAGAATGACAAATTCATCAATTTCTCCTGAAGAATATTGTATGCTTTTAAAGTGTCAGCCTTCATCCTCTTCCATAGAACGATGCTTCTctcaaattaaaaactttatgagggataacagaaattttaatattgaaaatatagagaattatgttatatgtttgtataataaatgattcttaagttaaaatttgttaggttaaaatttttgttttataggttaaaatttggttatttttaggttaaaaagttaaaatttttaggttaaaaaatcgaagtttttaggttaaaaaaaatTGCCCTAATAATCacattatttaagaaaaaaaagtttaagcTTTGTCAGTTTGAATTAAATACTAATACCTGAAATCTTGCTTCAaattgtgaaattaaattttcaattatttttaaatatttttcagttgaACCACCTTCGGAATTTTTCGACAAATAtgggaaatgtatttattttttagtagATATCTGCGTTTTCCATAATCGTAATTTTTAGCGAATGTATCAATATATCCATCTGCGTGCAGATTTATGTCAGCGATGATTTGTTTAGATTCCTCAGTTCGATCAACTCTGAATGTTCGACTCTTAAGATTGCTTTTTTTCCGTTTCAGTTTGTTGAAAGATCCAATTTTCTTGCATGTTTCCCACTTTTCCTTATTTCTCATCCCCGGGACAGATATGGCAGTTCTTTCCACTTTATCTGGGTTTAATACCAGAGACCAGTCTTTCAACGAATGAGATATCACTTTAAATAAGTTTTCTATTGGATCGTTTAAATCACATCCGAATTAAAAAGACAGCACCTATGTACGGATTTAAATCGATATGGAATTTCTGTATGCTGTCTGCAGGAGACCAAAGTACCCCGACTTTGATGAAACGATGAACGGGTACCGACTGCTCTTGTTGCCATCAGACTGCCGACACTATGGGATGGGCTTCGCAGTTTCGCCTGATTTAACAATATTTGCGAGGgcaattctttgtttttcttgcCCCTCTAAATTTTTTCAAAGCGAAGTAGAATAGATTTCCCTGTCTTCATTTTAGCCATCAAAATCTAATAGtgcttaaaattcttttttttcatattttttagaaAGATCcacattgaaaaaaaattttaaatggtcTTTGCTTTGTTGTATTGTGGATAGCATGTAATCACGAACAATGCCTTTTATCAAATGAATATAATCCAAAATTGCCCCTCGATGTATTCATGGCCGTCCGAAAATTTCAATCGAAGTTGTTGTGAAGGGAAGAGTATTACCTTTCAGCAAATGGCAAAAGATATTGGGATTAACTTATGACACGCACACGAACTTCTCTAAACATGTCACAAATGTGCTGAacaaatgtgaaaagaaaatcaACCTCCTGAAATGCCTAACTGGTCTATGGAAAATGGGAAATCACCCTATACTTAAAACACTCTACTCACAGTATATCGAACCATGTATCTCATATGTTTGTGCCTCATGGAAACCACTGATTTCGAATACAAACATCCGTAAAATCTCCGCAACCCAGAAAAGAGCTTTCACACTTACCGAAAGGTGGTATACAGGTGAAGCTATCAAACCACCAATCTCTTTCGAAACTCTCATTGAGAAGAATACAAAAGGGCATCAATGGTATAAAGAAACGATCCGCCCTCAACGATCTTGTGTGGGCTCAAGAGAGCAGCACAAAGCGAAGCTGAGAGCAATGATCAAATTCGTCGGGATCACCTAGttagttttttcttttggttaacggtggtctttggaataaattttgatttgatttgatttgagaaACATGAGAAATATTGTATTTTTCGCAAAGTTGTTCTTATgggaatttttgaatttttttcttcaatctaTTTTACTTTAATTCAGTTTTCTCAATACAAAAGAATTGCAACTCTCGACTGCGGATTAGTAATGTACACTGCGGATTCCTTGAAACTAAAACCTTGTTTGATTTTTGCCATTTCCCTCCTATCAATGAAATTCATCGAGTAGTTCAAATTCAGTGAAAATCttaattttttcaattgtttCACGTGTTAATTTCACTAGAACCATTTTTTTGATAATagcttaaataatattaaaaaaagtcCGGGAAAAAAGACGAGCTCGATCTGCGAGCATTGTCAGAGAACGATCAGATCCCAGTCAAACGGATAGCTGGGCGGCGAGTTGTTCGTACTTCTCGGCTTTGTGGGCTTCCGACGAAGCCGCGGCCAATCCAGGAGATGATGCGGATGAGAGTATCATCGATGGGGACCAATTGTCTGTGCACGTAGCGTTCCAGATCAGGCATTTGCCATTTCGGAATGGGAAGGTTGTCATTCCATCGGGGCGTTTGCCGTCCCCCCTGCCAGGCCGACTAGTTCAGGTACACACGGGAAACCGGCAGGAATCGTCCGAATAGTCCTCACTTGTGTGTAATGAGCAGATAATCAAATTGTCGTTGTACTACTACGGCATTTGGAAGGAAAAACTACCAATAAGACAAATAAAGAAGATCCCCGTCAAAAGATATGGCAAAGTGTAAGATCAGTTTTGTAAAGCGTGTGCAATATGTCTCTACAAGTTCGGGGAGAAGGAAAAAGTGCGAGAACTGCCTTGTCTCCATCTTAGTGATTGTCCCTTATTTTAGTGTTCCATGTGGAGTATATTAATCCCTGGCTTGTGAGAGTGCATCGGCTGTATCCTCTTTGTAAGGTCGATGTGCTTAAGCCTCATAAAATTGAGGAGGGGCAGATGGAGGATGTTCGTAGAGGGGAGAATAGTCTCtgctaatttatatttcatttattttaactgGGAGGGTTAATATGTATTTTGTGGGGTAGTCTGACCTTAAAAGTGAGCTTGTTTGTAAAATTTAGTATTTCGACACAAAATTAGAGCATGGCTGATGAATGTTTAGAACTATTTACTGGTCTTTAGTTTTCTTCTAGACGACGAGATTGCTAGAGTCTAAATTTTAGGCACAACGTCAACTATCGACATTTATGTAAACCAGTTTATACTGCAGCAAGTCAATGTGCGAACTGACTGCAAAACTGACTTGACGGATAACTTGACTCCAATAAACTTTCTCGCAACGAGAAAAATAAGGGTGATCTATACCGAGACACATTGCGGATTCGTCATCCAAAAGGGATCAAAGACAAAATTAAACCAATTACCAGAATGGGCAATAACAAGCGGTTTTCAAGGCTGGTAAGACTTGGTCCAAATGGGAACGTTCAGAtgttattttaaaagattttcagAAATTGATTTATATGATTACTTTGAGtaactacaagttaattaataaaAGCTTCATGaacgggaagccgacgcgatcgagaaagaattagagcgtactatcgcaagggatatccgctcgaaaaaccatctcgattcgcgggcgtcgcctgtgatagcagacatgcgggacccgatcttctgaacgaagctgattgccttacaacccaaggaaccggaagtctcaaccgcGAATAAAAGGAATTGGAACTTCTTCGTAAGTGACgagtacttccgcatctttttgcattccgcgGTTGTGACAATCGATCCAGGAGCGGATGCGGACATCAGCAGGTTCTGAGGCGAGAAAGAGTccacacacgtggcatcccaggTAAGAGGCTTCCCCCTGTTGAAGGGAAACACAGTGATCCCGTCAGGCCTTTTTTCGTCCCCCCGATCGATCCCAGAGGGTTCAAGCAGAGAGGGGATTCCGGCCACTTCCAGGGCTCTCCTGATAAGGTCGTTAAGAGCCGCGTGACGCGGGATGCGGCCAGCACTGCGTCTACACGATAGAGCGTGCAATCC carries:
- the LOC115229734 gene encoding eukaryotic translation initiation factor 5-like, which codes for MGESAHIIKEMYDCDLLEEDVIVKWYDRVSGEGYLQCVKKGKYLGLMRVVQPFIQWLKDAEEEESEDDGAVVISSTGATGIQNVQTEAPVVQEHEQHEESDVDINIDDI